In Candidatus Gastranaerophilales bacterium, a single genomic region encodes these proteins:
- a CDS encoding S41 family peptidase, with amino-acid sequence MAVATIITILLIHFPFDKVKEPVLKKTSKIINEQKVEPKRLFLDAWRTAKNQYVDPKMNTQDWSRWKKRYENEIETEDDAYVAINSMLQSLDDPYTRFMNMSEANDQNVAIDSNISGIGASIMQIAGKFVIYNVISGSPAKKYDLQIGDIIEKINDTEISNLSIDNVVSKIRGKKGSYVKLSIKRNNKILTKIICRDIVTLKNVQYKKIKDIGYIQVGSFIGKTTPQEFEEAIMQTQNTKGIIIDLRGDSGGLFDNAILMSDMIITQGEILNVVYRNGFRNPILAHDTAIFRDKPIVVLINRGTASSAEIFAGTLRDNKKAILVGTRSYGKNSVQEIIPMPNHTGMNITIAKYYIPSGEDIHNVGIKPDYEIYYTQQDYLNNRDTQLIKAIEILNNITGGK; translated from the coding sequence TTGGCAGTAGCAACGATTATAACAATATTGTTGATACATTTTCCATTCGACAAAGTAAAAGAACCTGTTTTAAAGAAAACAAGCAAAATTATCAACGAACAAAAAGTAGAGCCCAAAAGGCTATTTTTAGACGCATGGAGAACCGCAAAAAACCAATATGTAGACCCCAAGATGAACACCCAAGACTGGTCACGCTGGAAAAAACGCTATGAAAACGAGATTGAAACAGAAGATGATGCCTATGTTGCCATCAACTCAATGTTGCAAAGTCTTGACGACCCTTATACAAGATTTATGAATATGTCAGAAGCCAATGACCAAAATGTAGCCATCGACTCAAATATATCAGGAATCGGTGCCAGCATTATGCAAATTGCAGGCAAATTCGTAATATATAACGTCATATCAGGTTCTCCTGCTAAAAAGTACGACCTTCAAATCGGAGATATAATCGAAAAAATTAACGACACTGAAATAAGTAACCTTTCAATTGACAATGTCGTATCAAAAATACGAGGCAAAAAAGGTTCTTACGTAAAACTTTCAATAAAAAGAAACAATAAAATACTAACCAAAATTATATGCAGGGATATTGTTACTCTAAAAAATGTCCAATATAAAAAGATAAAAGATATCGGATATATTCAGGTAGGAAGTTTCATAGGAAAAACGACCCCTCAAGAGTTTGAAGAAGCAATAATGCAAACTCAAAACACAAAAGGAATAATTATCGACCTTAGAGGCGACTCAGGCGGTTTATTTGACAACGCAATACTTATGTCGGATATGATTATCACCCAAGGTGAAATACTCAATGTGGTTTACAGGAACGGCTTTAGAAACCCGATTTTAGCTCACGACACAGCAATTTTCAGAGATAAACCTATTGTAGTTTTAATAAATAGAGGAACTGCGAGCTCAGCAGAAATTTTTGCAGGAACACTGAGAGATAACAAAAAAGCGATTTTGGTCGGAACAAGAAGCTATGGAAAAAACTCCGTCCAAGAGATTATTCCAATGCCTAATCACACAGGGATGAACATTACGATTGCAAAATATTATATCCCCTCCGGTGAAGATATTCATAACGTCGGCATAAAACCAGACTACGAAATATACTATACACAACAAGATTACCTGAATAATCGAGATACCCAGCTAATAAAAGCCATAGAGATTCTTAACAATATAACAGGCGGAAAATAA
- the prmC gene encoding peptide chain release factor N(5)-glutamine methyltransferase, with product MFRKKLINLYLEAGFDAYEAQSEVDFLLEVVAGFYPQDSVMGRQVDKKYFTHIESLVSERLETRKPIQQLAGKAFFMGDLFFVDKNTLIPRPETEILVRKSIDILEDLSEPEVLDIGSGTGCIAIEIAKNTAAKVISCDISSGALKVAVKNAEKHKVQVDFIESDLFQNIQGKFDLIVSNPPYIPFSELENLQIEVRKFEPQSALFAENNGLGVYERIIKEASKYLKDGGNIAFELGIGQAASVELLLEDYGFSNISLKNDLDKIARVIIAKKSV from the coding sequence ATGTTTAGAAAAAAATTAATAAATTTATATCTTGAAGCAGGATTTGATGCCTATGAGGCTCAGTCGGAAGTCGATTTCCTTTTGGAAGTCGTGGCTGGTTTTTATCCTCAAGATTCTGTCATGGGGCGTCAAGTTGATAAAAAATATTTTACACATATTGAATCTTTAGTATCCGAACGGCTTGAAACCCGAAAACCTATACAACAACTTGCAGGCAAAGCTTTTTTTATGGGAGATTTGTTTTTTGTTGATAAAAATACTTTAATCCCCAGACCCGAAACGGAGATTTTGGTCCGAAAATCAATTGATATTTTAGAAGATTTATCAGAGCCAGAGGTTTTAGATATAGGCTCGGGGACAGGGTGTATTGCAATCGAAATTGCAAAAAATACGGCAGCCAAAGTTATTTCCTGTGATATTTCTTCCGGTGCATTAAAAGTTGCTGTTAAAAATGCTGAAAAACATAAAGTCCAAGTTGATTTTATTGAATCTGATTTATTTCAAAACATACAAGGAAAATTTGATTTGATTGTATCAAATCCACCATACATACCTTTCTCTGAGTTAGAAAATTTGCAAATTGAGGTTAGAAAATTTGAGCCACAATCAGCTTTATTTGCTGAAAACAACGGTTTGGGGGTTTATGAAAGAATCATTAAAGAAGCTTCAAAATATCTGAAAGATGGCGGTAATATTGCTTTTGAACTTGGTATAGGTCAGGCGGCTTCCGTTGAATTGTTGTTGGAAGATTATGGCTTTTCAAATATTTCATTAAAAAATGATTTGGATAAAATTGCTAGAGTAATTATTGCCAAAAAAAGCGTGTAA
- a CDS encoding ferritin family protein — protein MAKFTCPACGYVYEGENPPARCPLCGVPGEKFIKEDAPAAATGWADEHRIGVAKDVDAEVLQGLKDHFAGECSEVGMYLAMSRQADREGFPEVAEAYKRIAFEEAEHAAKFGELLGDVVTDSTKKNLEMRVAAEGGACEAKLKIAKRAKELGYDAIHDTVHEMCKDEARHGAAFDGLLKRYFQ, from the coding sequence ATGGCAAAATTTACATGTCCTGCTTGTGGTTACGTATATGAAGGTGAAAACCCTCCGGCTAGATGCCCGTTATGTGGAGTTCCGGGTGAAAAATTTATAAAAGAAGATGCCCCTGCTGCTGCTACAGGGTGGGCTGATGAACATAGAATCGGTGTTGCAAAAGACGTTGATGCAGAAGTCTTACAAGGACTAAAAGACCACTTCGCAGGTGAATGCTCTGAAGTCGGTATGTATTTGGCTATGTCCCGCCAAGCTGACAGAGAAGGCTTCCCTGAAGTCGCTGAAGCCTACAAAAGAATTGCCTTTGAAGAAGCTGAACATGCTGCAAAATTCGGTGAATTGTTGGGCGATGTCGTTACAGATTCTACCAAGAAAAATCTTGAAATGCGTGTCGCTGCTGAAGGCGGAGCTTGTGAAGCAAAACTTAAAATCGCTAAACGTGCTAAAGAATTGGGCTATGATGCAATCCACGATACTGTCCATGAAATGTGCAAAGATGAAGCAAGACACGGTGCGGCTTTCGATGGTTTATTAAAAAGATATTTTCAATAA